Below is a window of Mycolicibacterium chitae DNA.
CGCCGCCCCGGAGCAGAAGCCGCGTCCGGTGCCGCCGATGCGGACCACGCGCACGCGGGGATCGGTGGCGGCGCGCTCCAGCGTGTCGGCCATGGCCGCGAATACCTGCGGGTTCACCGAGTTGAGGCTGTCCGGACGGTCGATGGTGATCGCCAGCACGCCGTCGGTCAGGTCGACAAGCAGGCCGTCGACCGGTGCGAGCGCGTCCAGGCCGGAGTCAGTGATCGTCATGCCAGACACAATAGGGAACGCTTTCGCGCAACCACAGCCCACCCGTCGGTTGGTTGGGCGGCGGTGGGATGATGCAGACCACACGGTTATCAAGGCTATGAAGGGCGGACACTGTGGCGGGACCACTTCAGGGATTGCGAGTCGTCGAACTGGCCGGGATCGGGCCCGGCCCGCATGCGGCGATGATTCTGGGCGACCTCGGCGCCGACGTGGTTCGCGTCGACCGGCCGTCGAAGGCTGCGAGTGTCGTCACCCCGCCGCGCGACGCCATGTTGCGCAACCGCCGGTCGGTGACCGCGGACCTGAAGTCCCCGGAGGGCAAGAAGTTCATCCTGGATCTGGTCAGCAAGGCCGACGTGCTGATCGAGGGGTTCCGCCCGGGCGTCACCGAGCGCCTCGGCCTGGGGCCGGAGGACTGCGCCAAGGTCAACGAGCGGCTGATCTACGGCCGGATGACCGGCTGGGGTCAGGACGGGCCGCGTGCGCTGCAGGCCGGCCACGACATCAACTACATCTCGCTCACCGGCGTGCTGCACGCCATCGGGCGCAAGGGTGAGCGGCCGGTGCCGCCGCTGAACCTCGCCGGTGACTTCGGCGGTGGTTCGATGTTCCTGCTGGTGGGCATTCTGGCCGCGCTGTGGGAGCGGCAGACCTCGGGCAAGGGGCAGGTGGTCGATGCCGCCATGGTCGACGGCTCCAGCGTGCTGAGCCAGATGATGTGGGCCTTCCGCGCCAGCGGCATGTGGTCCGACGAGCGCGGCACCAACATGCTCGACACCGGCGCCCCCTACTACGACACCTACGAGACCGCCGACGGCAAGTACGTCGCGGTGGGTCCGATCGAGCCGCAGTTCTACGCCGCCATGCTCGAGGGGCTGGGCCTGGACGCCGCCGACCTGCCCGATCAGAACGACGTCAGCGGCTGGCCGCGGCTCAAGGAGCTGTTCGCGCAGACCTTCGCCAAGCACGACCGCGACCACTGGGCCAAGGTGTTC
It encodes the following:
- a CDS encoding CaiB/BaiF CoA transferase family protein; translated protein: MAGPLQGLRVVELAGIGPGPHAAMILGDLGADVVRVDRPSKAASVVTPPRDAMLRNRRSVTADLKSPEGKKFILDLVSKADVLIEGFRPGVTERLGLGPEDCAKVNERLIYGRMTGWGQDGPRALQAGHDINYISLTGVLHAIGRKGERPVPPLNLAGDFGGGSMFLLVGILAALWERQTSGKGQVVDAAMVDGSSVLSQMMWAFRASGMWSDERGTNMLDTGAPYYDTYETADGKYVAVGPIEPQFYAAMLEGLGLDAADLPDQNDVSGWPRLKELFAQTFAKHDRDHWAKVFAGTDACVTPVLSFGEVLDEPHIAERDTFYDSGADGLQPRPAPRFSRSQPETPTPPRAAGADNDAVLRDWA